A part of Mycolicibacterium sp. TUM20985 genomic DNA contains:
- a CDS encoding DUF417 family protein — protein MTIEEARTAAAANTLTALGAIILRVGLVVPLAWIGIQKFTAEEANAIMPLIAEQPLMSWLYDVLSVQALSNGLGAVEIMAAVLIAIRPWSATASALGSAIAALLFLSTLSFLVTTPGVVSSSSLGLPVLTETGGFLIKDIALLGAAVWTLGEALQARAGARASH, from the coding sequence ATGACCATCGAAGAAGCACGAACCGCAGCGGCCGCCAACACTCTCACCGCCCTCGGCGCCATCATCCTGCGAGTCGGGCTGGTGGTGCCGCTCGCCTGGATCGGGATTCAGAAGTTCACCGCCGAAGAGGCCAATGCGATCATGCCCCTGATCGCCGAGCAGCCCCTGATGAGCTGGCTATACGACGTTCTCAGTGTTCAGGCGCTGTCCAACGGGCTGGGCGCGGTCGAGATCATGGCCGCGGTTCTGATCGCGATCAGGCCGTGGTCTGCGACGGCATCAGCGCTGGGCAGCGCGATCGCCGCGCTGCTGTTCCTGTCGACGCTCAGTTTCCTCGTCACCACCCCGGGGGTCGTGTCGTCGTCGTCGCTGGGGCTTCCCGTCCTCACCGAGACCGGCGGGTTCCTGATCAAGGACATCGCGCTGCTGGGCGCCGCGGTGTGGACGCTCGGAGAAGCGTTGCAGGCCCGCGCCGGAGCCCGGGCGTCGCACTGA
- a CDS encoding RNA polymerase sigma factor, whose translation MSETAEDEALLVAALRAGDERAFARLVDRYAPSMLRVARGYVPSHEVAEDVVQETWIALLGGISKFEGRSSVRTWLFAVLVNIAKNRGVRERRTSEGSNDSTKTVDSRRFRPANDPEWPGHWKEEAEPSPFPDTPEGSALGAELVAVAQREIDRLPERQRVVVTMRDVLGLDSDEVCELLDLSVGNQRVLLHRGRAMVRAALESYLQEEGR comes from the coding sequence ATGTCGGAGACCGCCGAAGACGAGGCCCTGCTGGTCGCAGCACTGCGAGCCGGCGACGAGCGGGCGTTCGCCCGCCTGGTGGATCGGTACGCCCCCTCGATGTTGCGGGTCGCTCGCGGCTACGTGCCCAGTCACGAGGTCGCCGAGGACGTCGTACAGGAAACCTGGATTGCCCTACTTGGCGGGATCTCCAAGTTCGAGGGCCGTTCCTCGGTGCGCACGTGGTTGTTCGCGGTGCTGGTGAACATCGCGAAGAACCGAGGCGTCCGTGAGCGGCGCACCAGCGAGGGATCCAATGACTCGACGAAAACCGTTGACTCCCGGCGCTTTCGCCCCGCCAATGACCCGGAATGGCCTGGGCACTGGAAGGAGGAGGCCGAGCCGTCCCCGTTTCCGGACACGCCCGAGGGTTCGGCGCTGGGTGCGGAGTTGGTGGCCGTGGCGCAACGAGAGATCGACCGGCTGCCCGAGCGGCAACGCGTCGTCGTCACGATGCGCGACGTCCTAGGACTCGATTCCGACGAGGTGTGCGAACTGCTCGACCTCAGCGTCGGCAACCAACGCGTCCTGCTGCACCGCGGCCGTGCGATGGTGCGGGCCGCGCTAGAGTCCTATCTGCAGGAGGAGGGCAGATGA